One Tripterygium wilfordii isolate XIE 37 chromosome 10, ASM1340144v1, whole genome shotgun sequence DNA segment encodes these proteins:
- the LOC120006852 gene encoding DCN1-like protein 4 gives MRKGSSKTSTATDLFRSASSKASTKEMERIDNLFYSYGNRSSSMIDPEGIEALCSDMEIDHTDVRILMLAWKMKAEKQGYFTLEEWRQGLKALRADTVSKLKKALPELEKEVRRASSFVDFYSYAFRYCLTEEKQKSIDIESICQLLDLVLGSQFRAQVDYFIDYLKTQSDYKVINMDQWMGFYRYCNEISFPDHKNYDPELAWPLILDNFVEWMRAKQAAQN, from the exons CTCTTTCGCTCTG CCTCAAGTAAAGCATCTACGAAGGAGATGGAAAGAATCGATAATCTATTTTATTCATATGGGAACAGGTCTTCTAGTATGATTGA CCCAGAAGGAATTGAAGCTCTTTGTTCAGATATGGAGATAGATCATACTGATGTTCGGATCTTGATGCTTGCCTG GAAAATGAAAGCTGAGAAACAAGGATACTTTACCCTG GAGGAATGGCGTCAAGGCCTCAAAGCACTGAGGGCTGACACTGTAAGTAAATTAAAGAAGGCCTTACCAGAGCTTGAAAAAGAG GTGAGGAGGGCATCAAGCTTTGTGGACTTCTATTCATATGCTTTTAGGTATTGCTTGACAG AGGAGAAACAAAAGAGTATAGACATTGAGAGCATCTGCCAATTACTGGATCTTGTTTTAGGGTCCCAATTCCGAGCACAGGTGGATTATTTCATTGACTATCTGAAG ACTCAGAGTGATTATAAGGTCATAAACATGGATCAGTGGATGGGCTTTTACCGGTATTGCAATGAG ATAAGTTTTCCAGACCACAAGAACTATGATCCAGAACTTGCTTGGCCCTTGATCTTGGACAATTTTGTAGAATGGATGCGAGCAAAGCAGGCGGCCCAAAACTAA
- the LOC120006851 gene encoding deSI-like protein At4g17486, which produces MINTCRTETMLLCSKNWCNNDVDDDKENHKSVPVYLNVYDLTPINVYAYWLGLGVYHSGVQVHGVEYAFGAHEFPTTGIFEAEPKHCDGFSFRKTILIGKTEMGPAQVRAVMEELADIYKGNSYNLITKNCNHFCNDACVRLTGNPIPNWVNRLARIGFLCNCVLPATLNATKVPHHKMEEKPSEGETKKLTSGSNRFTSSNSSSSSSSPAQTRGRSRSRRRALPPSSPLMIGSSSS; this is translated from the exons ATGATAAATACTTGTCGTACAGAGACAATGTTGCTTTGCTCAAAAAACTGGTGCAATAACGACGTCGACGACGACAAGGAGAACCATAAATCGGTGCCGGTGTACCTGAATGTCTACGATCTGACTCCAATCAATGTCTATGCTTATTGGCTTGGTCTCGGAGTTTATCATTCCGGTGTTCAAG TTCATGGTGTTGAGTATGCATTTGGAGCTCATGAGTTTCCAACAACTGGAATCTTTGAAGCAGAACCGAAGCATTGTGATGGGTTTTCATTTAGAAAGACAATTTTGATTGGGAAAACAGAGATGGGGCCTGCACAGGTGAGAGCAGTAATGGAGGAGCTAGCAGATATTTATAAAGGaaattcatataatttgatTACTAAGAACTGCAATCACTTCTGCAATGATGCTTGCGTTAGACTGACAGGCAATCCAATCCCAAATTGGGTCAATCGCCTCGCCAGGATTG GATTTCTCTGCAATTGTGTTCTTCCTGCAACTTTGAATGCCACTAAAGTCCCTCATcacaaaatggaagaaaagcctAGTGAAGGAGAGACAAAGAAATTGACCAGTGGATCCAACAGATTCACTTCTTCTAattcctcatcttcatcatcatctccgGCTCAAACTCGCGGTCGGAGTAGAAGCAGACGACGTGCTCTTCCACCGTCTTCACCATTGATGATTGGTTCTTCATCATCTTGA